The proteins below come from a single Papaver somniferum cultivar HN1 chromosome 11, ASM357369v1, whole genome shotgun sequence genomic window:
- the LOC113322930 gene encoding protein SMG7-like: MMTVPMDNTCASSSRELVQNLFSKNAELENKRRKSAQARLPSDPSAWQQMRENYETIILEDHAFSEKHEIEFLLWQLHYQRIEELRVHLNAALASTGSTASPGGKGVAHPDRIKKVRTHLKTFLSEATGFYHDIILKIRAMYGLPLDHFSEDSENHIILAKNEKRSAEMKKEMLSCHRCFIYLGDLARYKGLYGEGDSKTRDFGAASSYYLQAASLWPSSGNPHHQLAILASYVGDDFLSIYRYFRSLAVNSPFSTARDNLIIAFEKNRQSYLQLPGDAKASSVRNIPVRKTRKGRGKAETVMQLEDSKVDPHSMKERRCSTAETFKNFCVRFVRLNGILFTRTSLETFEEVFSMVGSDLHVLLSSGPKDELNFGSDAAGNEIFIVRLVVVLIFTVHNVKRESDGQSYAEILQRSVLLQNAFTAAFDFVAHILQRCTQLTDPCTSYLLPGILVFVEWLACNLDIAVGSDLEEKQASARSLFWSHCIAFMNKLISSGSISTDEDGDESFFFNMSTYNEGETGNRLALWEDFELRGFLPLLPAQLILDFSKKISAGCDGAKEKRARVQRVLAAGRVLLNIVKIDQEGVYFDQKSKKFLIGVEPQISEDFMCTDLTDMTEYNCTRQEDLVEKIVKQPIGQAYSEGEDDDDDDDDDDDEVIVFKPAIVEKLVDVVSPKLISNQVLRPSENGVSTEWPDSAVPFSAPPSNVHLQSSLDVSNQTLSSFAKTVAPQHLPPTCLGAVIWPVEHHSCLSNGMNNLRIAGSGVVAKEDVQQGFTSFYGQFAGDIPQSVKLAIGSPCNGDSEAVEAVIPSKYDSIVSSEEITANVSVNSSLLVPVGSKKNPVSRPVRHLGPPPGFSPVRPKSTTDNMKVGSELKNEISPPDDYTWLDGYQLPSSIKGTLPNSTNNMGNLFPSVISASNGLGNAVSYPFPGKLDPTMLVQTENWNAKQDYYLQGLYQEQHQQIQQASHLYAPQQNHQGQSMWSGNFFV; this comes from the exons ATGATGACTGTACCGATGGATAATACGTGTGCTTCCTCATCAAGGGAGCTTGTCCAAAATCTTTTCAGCAAG AATGCTGAGTTGGAGAACAAGCGCCGCAAGTCCGCTCAAGCGAGACTCCCTTCGGATCCTAGTGCATGGCAACAGATGCGTGAGAATTATGAAACTATAATCCTTGAAGACCATGCGTTCTCTGAAAAACATGAGATAGAATTTTTACTATGGCAGTTGCACTATCAACGAATCGAGGAGTTGAGGGTGCATTTAAATGCTGCTCTAGCATCTACAGGATCAACGGCATCTCCAGGTGGTAAAGGTGTCGCCCACCCTGATCGGATTAAGAAAGTACGTACCCATTTGAAAACGTTTCTTTCAGAAGCAACCGGATTCTATCATGACATAATATTGAAAATCCGAGCAATGTATGGACTACCCCTGGATCATTTCTCTGAGGACTCGGAAAATCATATTATTCTGGCAAAGAATGAGAAGAGATCTGCTGAGATGAAAAAAGAAATGCTTTCCTGCCACCGCTGTTTCATATACTTGGGGGACCTTGCGAGGTACAAAGGACTATATGGAGAGGGTGACTCCAAAACACGTGATTTTGGAGCCGCTTCAAGTTACTATTTACAAGCTGCTTCGCTCTGGCCTTCAAGTGGCAACCCACACCAtcag CTTGCGATATTGGCTTCCTATGTTGGAGACGATTTTCTGTCTATTTATCGGTACTTTAGGAGTTTGGCGGTAAACAGCCCATTTTCAACAGCAAGGGATAACCTTATAATCGCATTTGAAAAG AATCGTCAGAGTTACTTGCAGCTGCCTGGGGATGCCAAAGCCTCATCGGTGAGGAACATACCTGTTAGGAAGACAAGAAAAGGAAGAGGGAAAGCAGAGACAGTGATGCAGCTTGAAGATAGTAAAGTTGATCCCCATTCCATGAAGGAAAGAAGATGCAGCACTGCAGAGACGTTCAAAAACTTCTGTGTTCGATTTGTACGGTTAAATGGCATTCTTTTCACTCGAACAAG CCTGGAAACATTTGAGGAGGTCTTCTCTATGGTTGGCAgcgatctccatgttcttctttcaTCAGGGCCAAAAGATGAGCTGAATTTTGGGTCAGATGCTGCTGGCAATGAAATTTTCATTGTTAGACTTGTTGTGGTTCTCATATTCACAGTTCATAATGTGAAGAGAGAGAGTGATGGACAGTCATATGCTGAGATTTTACAGCGTTCGGTTCTTCTCCAGAATGCATTTACTGCTGCCTTTGATTTTGTCGCACACATACTCCAGAGATGTACACAGTTGACTGATCCTTGTACGAGCTATCTTTTACCTGGTATTCTGGTTTTTGTTGAATGGCTAGCATGTAACCTGGATATTGCTGTTGGTAGTGATTTGGAGGAGAAGCAAGCTTCAGCCAGATCGTTATTTTGGAGCCACTGTATAGCTTTCATGAACAAGCTAATCTCTAGTGGGTCAATCTCTACGGATGAGGATGGAGATGAGAGCTTTTTTTTCAATATGAGCACGTATAATGAAGGAGAAACTGGGAACAGGCTTGCTTTGTGGGAGGATTTTGAGCTGAGAGGATTCTTACCTCTTCTTCCAGCTCAACTTATTCTTGATTTCTCGAAGAAGATCTCTGCTGGTTGTGATGGTGCCAAGGAGAAGAGAGCTCGTGTTCAGCGGGTTCTTGCCGCCGGAAGAGTTCTTCTGAATATAGTCAAGATTGACCAAGAAGGAGTATATTTTGATCAGAAGTCGAAAAAATTTCTTATCGGTGTTGAACCTCAAATATCTGAAGATTTCATGTGCACTGATTTGACTGACATGACTGAATATAACTGTACGAGGCAAGAAGATCTAGTGGAGAAAATAGTGAAACAACCAATTGGGCAAGCTTATTCAGAaggtgaagatgatgatgatgatgatgatgatgatgatgatgaagtgatTGTTTTCAAGCCAGCTATTGTTGAGAAACTTGTCGATGTGGTATCTCCAAAGTTAATCTCCAATCAGGTACTTCGGCCCAGTGAGAATGGTGTAAGCACTGAATGGCCAGATTCTGCAGTACCCTTTTCTGCTCCTCCGAGTAATGTCCACCTACAGAGTTCTTTGGACGTCAGTAACCAAACACTTTCTTCTTTCGCTAAAACTGTTGCTCCCCAGCATCTCCCACCGACCTGTTTGGGCGCTGTAATTTGGCCTGTGGAACATCACAGTTGTCTTTCCAATGGAATGAATAATTTGAGAATTGCTGGCAGTGGGGTGGTAGCGAAAGAAGATGTACAACAAGGATTTACTTCTTTTTACGGTCAGTTTGCGGGCGATATTCCCCAATCTGTCAAGCTTGCGATTGGCAGCCCTTGTAATGGTGACTCTGAAGCTGTTGAAGCTGTTATTCCATCTAAATATGATTCAATAGTGTCTTCAGAAGAAATTACTGCAAATGTGTCGGTGAACTCATCACTTCTCGTTCCTGTCGGTTCAAAAAAGAATCCAGTGAGTCGACCTGTTAGACATCTTGGTCCGCCACCTGGATTCAGTCCGGTTCGTCCCAAGTCTACAACAGACAATATGAAGGTAGGGTCTGAGCTGAAGAATGAAATTTCCCCACCTGATGATTACACCTGGCTTGATGGTTATCAACTACCTTCCTCAATCAAAGGCACTCTACCCAACTCGACCAATAACATGGGGAATTTGTTCCCCAGTGTTATCAGTGCCAGCAATGGCTTGGGTAATGCAGTTAGCTATCCTTTTCCTGGGAAACTGGATCCAACTATGCTGGTCCAAACTGAAAATTGGAATGCCAAGCAGGATTACTACCTGCAAGGACTGTACCAAGAGCAGCATCAGCAGATCCAGCAAGCAAGTCATCTGTATGCTCCTCAGCAGAATCACCAAGGACAGTCCATGTGGTCAGGCAATTTCTTTGTGTGA